Proteins encoded by one window of uncultured Draconibacterium sp.:
- a CDS encoding serine hydrolase domain-containing protein, with product MKHKKLFKKSSITLFLFLFLFGCSDVDVEEKDDQAMYFPPTGSEYWETTTTEELGWDESILNELNEFLEENNTRAFLILKDGRIVVEQYWGKNILNISSFDKNSNWYWASAGKSLTSVLVGIAQQEGFLGINDKTSDYLGEGWTSLNQDKEDLITIKHQLTMTTGLNHEVNDLDCTLPECLTYGTDAGEQWFYHNAAYTLLEEVVSSAAETDYNQFTSDYIGDKIGMHGNWIKSGYNNVYWSTPREAARFGLLIQNEGKWDGTTVLSDKNYYDAMLNSSQDLNASYGYLWWLNGKSSVILPGFSVSIPGDMCPNAPGELVAAMGKNGQFIEILPSQGIVVVRMGEAPGNSLLPVLFHNDMWEILTRLIQ from the coding sequence ATGAAACACAAAAAGTTATTCAAAAAATCATCAATTACATTGTTTCTTTTTCTGTTTTTGTTTGGATGTTCTGATGTAGACGTGGAAGAAAAGGATGATCAGGCAATGTATTTCCCGCCAACCGGTTCCGAATACTGGGAAACAACGACTACGGAGGAACTCGGTTGGGATGAATCCATTTTGAATGAACTGAATGAATTTTTAGAGGAGAACAATACAAGGGCTTTTCTGATCTTAAAAGATGGACGTATTGTTGTGGAACAATACTGGGGAAAGAACATACTTAATATTTCATCTTTCGACAAGAACTCCAACTGGTATTGGGCATCGGCAGGGAAATCGCTTACTTCAGTTCTGGTTGGTATTGCCCAACAAGAAGGTTTCTTAGGCATCAATGATAAAACCTCGGACTATTTAGGAGAAGGATGGACAAGTCTTAATCAGGACAAAGAAGATTTGATAACTATCAAGCATCAGCTTACAATGACAACCGGATTAAATCATGAGGTTAATGATTTGGATTGTACATTACCGGAGTGTTTAACATACGGCACCGATGCCGGCGAACAGTGGTTTTACCACAATGCAGCATACACCTTGTTGGAAGAGGTTGTGTCGTCAGCAGCTGAAACAGATTATAACCAGTTTACATCTGATTACATTGGAGATAAAATTGGAATGCACGGAAACTGGATAAAAAGTGGATACAATAATGTGTACTGGAGCACACCACGTGAAGCAGCACGATTTGGGTTGCTTATTCAGAATGAAGGCAAATGGGATGGAACCACTGTTTTAAGTGACAAGAATTATTATGATGCCATGTTGAATTCGTCGCAGGATTTGAATGCCTCTTATGGTTATTTGTGGTGGTTGAATGGAAAAAGTTCAGTAATACTTCCCGGATTTTCAGTTTCTATACCAGGGGATATGTGTCCAAATGCGCCAGGCGAGTTGGTGGCAGCAATGGGCAAAAACGGTCAGTTTATTGAAATACTGCCAAGTCAGGGAATTGTTGTAGTTCGTATGGGAGAGGCGCCGGGTAATTCATTATTGCCGGTTCTTTTTCACAATGACATGTGGGAAATACTTACGCGCTTAATCCAATAG
- a CDS encoding glycerate kinase has product MKKIVIAPDKFKGSLTGIEFCDAVERGIRKFTNDVEIVKLPLADGGDGTVDALKFYTDGKLVDLKVNDPLMRWVTAKYLYAEKEQLAFIEMAEASGIRLLQNNELNPLETTTYGTGELILDAIQRGVKHIILGIGGSSTNDAGMGMARALGYRFLDEQGNELRGVGRDLNCLVHIDDSEVITELRNIKFEVACDVDNPLFGINGAAYIYSPQKGATPEIVEELDRGLQNFSRQVEKQFGKNLQKIAGAGAAGGLGAGCILFLNASLQSGTDLVKSIANFDEEVKDADWIITGEGKFDEQTFSGKVIKGVLDSRTSQGLAVFCGVSELSEKQLEEHKIDFMAEMMEQASDVEDSIKNAGKYLEKAAEQFARQI; this is encoded by the coding sequence ATGAAGAAGATCGTTATTGCACCCGATAAATTTAAAGGCTCGTTAACCGGTATCGAATTTTGTGATGCTGTTGAACGTGGAATCCGAAAATTTACCAACGATGTTGAAATTGTAAAACTACCGCTCGCCGATGGCGGAGATGGAACAGTTGACGCACTAAAATTCTATACCGATGGCAAATTAGTGGATTTGAAGGTTAACGATCCATTGATGAGATGGGTAACTGCGAAATATCTTTATGCCGAAAAGGAGCAATTGGCGTTTATTGAAATGGCCGAAGCTTCTGGTATTCGGCTCTTGCAGAATAACGAATTGAATCCACTTGAAACAACTACTTATGGTACCGGAGAGCTGATTCTGGATGCGATACAGCGAGGTGTAAAGCATATTATTTTAGGCATTGGAGGCAGCTCAACCAACGATGCCGGAATGGGAATGGCGCGAGCACTTGGATACCGGTTTTTAGATGAGCAGGGAAATGAGCTTCGTGGGGTTGGAAGAGATTTAAATTGTTTGGTTCATATTGATGATAGTGAGGTTATTACTGAACTCCGGAATATAAAATTTGAAGTGGCCTGCGATGTGGACAATCCGTTGTTTGGCATTAACGGAGCGGCTTACATTTATTCTCCTCAGAAAGGAGCAACTCCTGAAATAGTTGAAGAACTTGACCGTGGATTACAAAATTTTAGCCGGCAGGTAGAAAAACAGTTTGGGAAGAACCTGCAAAAAATTGCCGGTGCCGGTGCTGCCGGTGGATTAGGTGCTGGCTGCATACTGTTTTTAAATGCAAGCCTGCAATCGGGAACTGACCTGGTAAAATCCATTGCCAATTTCGATGAAGAGGTAAAAGACGCCGATTGGATTATTACCGGAGAAGGAAAATTCGATGAACAAACATTTTCAGGGAAAGTTATTAAAGGTGTGCTCGATTCGAGAACCTCGCAAGGTTTGGCTGTCTTTTGTGGAGTGAGTGAGCTTTCTGAAAAGCAATTAGAGGAACATAAAATCGATTTTATGGCAGAAATGATGGAACAGGCATCAGATGTTGAGGATTCCATTAAAAACGCCGGAAAATACCTGGAGAAAGCAGCAGAACAATTTGCAAGACAGATCTAA
- a CDS encoding Gfo/Idh/MocA family oxidoreductase → MKTDRRGFIKNSAITATALGVAPGLLNACASPAEQINVALIGCRSMGFNNLQSFLREENNVACVALCDVDSKVLESRAAEVEKMTGKRPLTYKDFRDVLDNKDVHAVIIGAPDHWHAVMMMMALDVGKHVYVEKPMGHSIEECNAMVAAQAKHPELYCQVGMWQRSSKHWFEASEVVKSGLLGDVHLVKAWIYKGYDTPYPVMPDTEAPEYVDYDMWLGPAPKRPFNMNRFHYNFRWWWDYAGGAMTDWGVHLLDFALYAMDADMPESISPGGGIFYHQPGAIETPDIQQTIYNYPKHAMIWECGLNPGIGPYQKAHGVAFVGQKGTLVVTRSGYEILPDHSNEIKGPFFEAKAQQAYGDGLDEHVKNLLSCIREGGTLNAPVEVGAKTAIISEMGNMAYRVGQRINWNNDSQSFNETAANDLIKLNYNPNWQLPKV, encoded by the coding sequence ATGAAAACTGATAGAAGAGGATTTATCAAAAACTCGGCAATTACAGCAACAGCTTTAGGAGTTGCTCCGGGATTATTAAATGCCTGTGCTTCGCCTGCAGAGCAAATAAATGTGGCACTGATCGGATGTCGTTCGATGGGCTTTAACAACCTGCAAAGTTTTTTACGCGAAGAGAATAATGTAGCATGTGTTGCACTTTGCGATGTAGACAGTAAAGTATTGGAAAGCCGGGCTGCCGAAGTTGAAAAAATGACCGGCAAACGTCCGCTTACGTACAAAGATTTCAGGGATGTCCTGGACAATAAGGATGTACATGCCGTTATTATCGGCGCTCCTGATCATTGGCACGCCGTAATGATGATGATGGCGCTGGACGTAGGAAAACACGTTTACGTGGAAAAACCAATGGGGCACAGTATTGAAGAATGTAACGCAATGGTGGCTGCACAGGCTAAACATCCTGAATTGTATTGCCAGGTAGGTATGTGGCAACGCAGCTCGAAACACTGGTTTGAAGCTTCGGAAGTAGTAAAATCAGGATTACTTGGTGATGTGCATTTGGTTAAAGCCTGGATTTACAAGGGTTACGATACGCCTTATCCGGTAATGCCCGACACTGAAGCGCCCGAATATGTAGATTACGATATGTGGCTGGGGCCGGCGCCAAAACGGCCATTTAATATGAACCGATTCCATTACAATTTCCGCTGGTGGTGGGATTACGCAGGCGGAGCAATGACCGACTGGGGCGTTCACCTGCTCGATTTTGCTTTATACGCGATGGATGCCGACATGCCCGAATCGATTTCTCCGGGCGGTGGCATATTTTATCACCAGCCGGGAGCCATTGAAACTCCCGATATTCAGCAGACCATTTACAATTATCCAAAACATGCAATGATTTGGGAATGCGGTTTAAATCCGGGGATTGGACCTTACCAGAAAGCACATGGTGTTGCATTTGTGGGACAAAAAGGAACTTTAGTGGTTACCCGAAGTGGTTACGAAATATTACCCGATCACAGCAATGAGATAAAAGGACCGTTCTTTGAAGCCAAGGCACAGCAAGCTTACGGCGATGGGCTTGACGAGCACGTTAAAAACCTGTTGTCGTGTATTCGCGAAGGAGGCACTTTGAATGCACCTGTAGAAGTTGGAGCAAAAACCGCAATTATTTCCGAAATGGGTAATATGGCTTACCGTGTTGGGCAGCGAATTAACTGGAATAACGATTCGCAATCGTTTAACGAAACAGCTGCCAACGACCTTATAAAACTGAATTACAATCCAAACTGGCAATTGCCAAAAGTGTAA
- a CDS encoding histidine kinase N-terminal 7TM domain-containing protein, giving the protein MFGSLPINSIIQLVTAIAAIGTCILLWKFRHATEVRFLILLEIFVAIWAFSYAFEFSTPDIEEKIFFSQMSYLGIAFIPVSYFFFTTAFSQKFHLVSKRNIIITLILPLVTLLLVFTNDKHHLIWKELWLDSNANILHYKHGFWFWVFYLYTFILIASGIINLISSISSFTSFYKKQLRILLIASAIPVVANLIYVFNLNPFPGFDWTTVSFVLTGLLIALGIFRYKIFELIPLAQEKLLDTMNEGVLVVNSNGIIETANPSLIQTFNLDGHSTFHSVFSQTFKNYPQIIKLMDSGEENLVNLALVTGKKLNYYQIKISPIQNQLGQITGKLMVVTDVTSIRTAEVKLKQKNKQLTEEIKRNEKLIDDLDAYAHTLAHDLKNSLGIIYSSSDIILEAVEENDMGIIQEFSKMVKESAQQTITVTNELLKMATAGHGDVETEPIKMEEVYLAAINQITDIVTDYKAEIEVDGDWINAQAYAPWIEEVWINLLTNALKYGGTPPKVTVGCNLEEDGKVKYWIKDNGDGIPKDQQLKIFRKHTRLQPDKATGYGLGLSIVKRIVEKLEGEVGIISTGELGEGSIFYFKLPAVQ; this is encoded by the coding sequence ATGTTCGGATCGTTACCAATAAACAGTATTATTCAGCTGGTTACGGCAATAGCCGCCATTGGTACATGCATTCTGTTATGGAAATTCAGACATGCAACAGAAGTCAGGTTTCTTATCCTACTCGAAATCTTCGTGGCCATTTGGGCTTTTAGTTATGCATTTGAATTTAGCACCCCCGATATAGAGGAGAAAATCTTTTTCTCACAAATGTCTTATCTTGGTATTGCATTCATTCCGGTATCATATTTCTTTTTTACAACAGCCTTCAGCCAAAAATTCCACCTGGTAAGTAAGCGCAATATAATCATCACGCTTATCCTTCCGCTTGTGACACTGTTGCTTGTTTTTACCAACGATAAACACCATTTAATATGGAAGGAACTTTGGCTAGACAGCAACGCAAATATACTGCATTACAAACATGGTTTTTGGTTCTGGGTTTTCTACCTCTACACTTTCATTTTAATTGCTTCAGGAATTATAAACCTTATTAGTTCAATCTCAAGTTTTACGAGTTTTTATAAAAAGCAACTTCGTATTTTATTGATAGCTTCTGCAATTCCTGTTGTTGCCAACCTGATTTATGTATTTAACCTGAACCCGTTTCCCGGTTTCGACTGGACGACAGTTTCATTTGTGTTAACAGGATTACTAATCGCATTAGGCATTTTTCGGTACAAGATATTTGAACTTATTCCGCTGGCCCAGGAAAAACTTCTTGATACCATGAACGAAGGAGTTTTAGTGGTTAATTCGAATGGTATTATTGAAACGGCAAATCCCTCACTTATTCAAACCTTCAATCTTGATGGGCATAGTACATTTCATTCCGTTTTTAGTCAAACATTTAAAAACTACCCTCAAATTATTAAATTAATGGATTCCGGCGAAGAAAATTTGGTTAATCTGGCTTTAGTTACCGGGAAGAAACTCAACTATTACCAGATAAAAATATCGCCGATACAAAACCAGTTAGGACAAATTACGGGAAAACTTATGGTGGTAACTGATGTTACATCGATTCGGACTGCTGAAGTAAAACTCAAACAAAAGAATAAACAACTTACCGAAGAAATAAAAAGAAATGAAAAACTGATCGACGACCTTGATGCTTATGCACATACACTTGCACATGATCTAAAAAATTCGTTGGGAATAATCTATTCGTCAAGCGATATCATTCTTGAGGCAGTGGAAGAGAATGACATGGGCATAATACAAGAGTTTTCGAAAATGGTAAAGGAATCGGCACAGCAAACCATAACCGTTACCAACGAATTATTAAAAATGGCCACAGCAGGTCATGGAGATGTGGAAACTGAACCAATTAAAATGGAAGAGGTTTACCTGGCTGCCATCAATCAAATTACTGATATCGTTACCGACTATAAAGCTGAAATAGAGGTTGATGGAGACTGGATAAATGCACAGGCTTATGCTCCATGGATTGAAGAGGTTTGGATTAATTTACTTACCAATGCGTTAAAATATGGAGGAACACCTCCGAAAGTTACCGTTGGTTGCAATTTGGAAGAGGATGGCAAGGTAAAATACTGGATTAAAGACAATGGCGATGGCATTCCAAAAGATCAGCAATTGAAAATCTTTAGAAAACACACGCGGTTACAACCCGATAAAGCTACCGGTTACGGACTCGGGCTCTCAATTGTTAAACGAATTGTAGAAAAACTTGAAGGCGAAGTGGGGATAATCAGTACAGGCGAACTTGGAGAAGGATCGATATTTTACTTTAAACTTCCTGCTGTTCAGTAA
- a CDS encoding two-component regulator propeller domain-containing protein, translating to MRYIKSIKKKYWTKFLLLLCIFIISNVSFAQTVDLIYADPIPDKEFKSKNSTCIVQDDNGFMWIGTDDGLYCLKGNNLKCYLAGGADSTSLFDNRIQKLFIDQSGSLWVISMRGVCIYNPYLDNFSRVLNGFELEEDGFHQISAINQDQNNKIYISTENSIYSIDQRQNTRDLVYNNPELLITDFLFDENNRIWISSNKGGLTCFNTSEQTSERYVTNKADSKSLASNDVLDISLIDNSQLWIATYGGGINVMDIKTREIKRYETKNSYANYVLYIYSDNQKNIWICDLEGLRRYDKVSDTFVRIESSNSSGELIEEFPSQILQDKQGNYWTVNSLSGVGLRYPAKGITIYDENKSKFWHTINNNISAIAFDDNNVCWIGNGNDGVDVFDFGNKRHRIYHSDLNDAKSLGLGAVLSLYNDSQNRMWVGTNLGGLQCYDPANDNFITYINDPQDSFSISNNDIRGMAEDADGKFWVITHGKGIDYFDYQEQKFYNYNTSKNGLSSNWPFQILLDSSENLWVATPSGVSVLKKGDKIFTCYYNVPEYSTSIPNDYVNCLFEDSKKRIWIGTFSGLCRYNPESNDFYRVDPGFPVQNICSIEEDKNGNLWVCSVTGITGFNPDNEQLILSLDGGDGLPVGIFKPRSSAKNTDNVLFFGGDKGIAAFDPEKLIINTEVSDVFITEIFLQNEIVEKFGENEILKKSPLFTDEINLKHNQNSIGFEYSSTNYVDNAKNRFKYKLEGLEEKWIETTDPNVTYNYLPAGEYVFRVIAANNDGVWNNEGASIKVVISPPWWFSWWFILSFIVFLILLVIVVFRYRVAILKAEKQKLEDIVANRTKVLNDKNRILELQKKELYEKNSLLTQQKQQIESQATKIAEVAENLSKLNTELTTANTTKDKLFSIIAHDLLNPFNAILGFSDVLNDGYQHLDDDKRVEIIKHIHESSHNAFDLLNSLLHWARSQDKKIEFKSEYLNIADIFASALTEVSSTALKKQITIENKLENKELSVFFDKNMIMLILRNLLMNALKFSNKESSVYIDAVQTDSDTVLFSVKDFGIGMQSDYAAAIFKDDLKISAAEGTNGEKGVGLGLSLCKEFVTSQNGKIWVESAPGKGSTFFFTIKGQQ from the coding sequence ATGAGGTATATAAAATCGATTAAGAAAAAATATTGGACTAAATTCCTCCTTCTACTTTGCATATTCATTATTTCAAATGTTTCGTTTGCCCAAACTGTCGACTTAATTTATGCAGATCCCATTCCGGATAAAGAATTCAAAAGTAAAAACAGTACATGTATTGTTCAGGATGATAACGGTTTTATGTGGATTGGGACCGACGACGGACTTTATTGCCTTAAAGGAAACAATTTAAAATGTTACTTGGCAGGAGGTGCGGATAGCACTAGTTTATTCGATAACCGGATTCAGAAACTTTTTATCGATCAATCAGGTTCGCTTTGGGTTATATCAATGAGGGGAGTATGTATTTATAATCCGTATTTGGATAATTTTAGCCGTGTTCTGAATGGATTTGAATTGGAAGAAGATGGATTTCATCAAATTTCGGCTATTAATCAAGATCAGAACAACAAGATTTATATATCGACCGAAAATTCGATTTACAGTATCGATCAACGGCAAAATACACGCGACCTCGTTTACAACAATCCTGAACTCTTGATAACAGACTTTCTTTTCGACGAAAACAATCGCATATGGATTTCCTCAAATAAAGGAGGATTGACTTGTTTCAATACTTCAGAACAAACATCAGAAAGATATGTAACAAACAAAGCGGATAGCAAGAGTTTAGCCAGCAATGATGTTCTCGATATTTCTTTAATAGATAATTCTCAACTATGGATTGCAACTTACGGGGGAGGTATCAACGTTATGGACATTAAAACCCGGGAAATAAAACGATATGAAACGAAAAATTCCTATGCCAATTATGTTTTGTATATCTATTCGGATAATCAGAAAAATATCTGGATTTGCGATTTAGAAGGGTTACGAAGATACGATAAAGTATCTGATACTTTTGTGAGGATAGAAAGCTCCAATTCTTCGGGAGAGCTAATTGAAGAGTTTCCCTCTCAGATACTTCAAGACAAACAGGGAAATTACTGGACGGTGAATTCTCTCAGCGGCGTAGGATTAAGATATCCTGCAAAGGGAATAACAATATATGATGAAAATAAGTCAAAGTTTTGGCATACAATCAATAATAATATTTCGGCGATCGCTTTTGACGATAATAATGTATGCTGGATTGGAAATGGAAATGATGGTGTCGATGTTTTTGATTTTGGTAATAAGCGTCACCGAATTTATCATTCCGACCTGAATGATGCCAAAAGTCTGGGGCTGGGAGCAGTTTTAAGTTTATACAACGACAGCCAAAACAGGATGTGGGTTGGTACCAATCTCGGGGGATTGCAGTGTTACGACCCGGCAAATGATAATTTTATAACCTATATAAATGATCCACAGGATTCGTTCTCCATTTCGAATAACGACATAAGGGGAATGGCGGAAGATGCCGATGGTAAATTTTGGGTTATAACACACGGCAAGGGGATTGATTATTTTGATTATCAGGAACAAAAGTTTTACAATTATAACACTTCAAAAAACGGTTTGTCGAGTAACTGGCCATTCCAGATTCTGCTTGATTCTTCTGAAAACCTGTGGGTAGCAACTCCCAGTGGAGTTAGCGTATTGAAAAAAGGCGATAAGATATTTACTTGCTATTATAATGTGCCGGAATACTCCACTTCAATTCCTAATGATTACGTAAATTGTTTATTTGAAGACTCAAAAAAGCGTATATGGATTGGAACATTTTCGGGACTATGCAGATACAACCCTGAGAGCAATGATTTTTATAGGGTTGATCCGGGTTTTCCGGTGCAGAACATCTGTTCTATAGAAGAAGACAAAAACGGAAATTTATGGGTGTGTTCAGTTACCGGAATTACCGGTTTTAATCCTGATAATGAGCAGTTAATACTCAGTCTTGACGGGGGCGACGGACTTCCTGTCGGCATATTTAAACCCAGGAGTAGTGCTAAAAATACCGATAATGTTCTGTTTTTTGGAGGAGATAAAGGAATTGCCGCTTTTGATCCGGAAAAACTGATAATAAATACCGAGGTATCTGATGTATTTATAACTGAGATTTTTCTTCAGAATGAAATAGTTGAGAAGTTTGGAGAGAATGAAATTCTGAAAAAAAGTCCGTTGTTTACGGATGAAATAAACTTAAAACACAACCAAAATTCCATCGGCTTTGAATATTCCTCGACTAACTATGTGGATAACGCAAAAAATAGATTTAAATACAAACTCGAAGGCCTTGAAGAGAAGTGGATTGAAACAACAGATCCGAATGTTACTTATAATTACTTGCCAGCTGGCGAATACGTGTTTAGGGTTATTGCTGCGAATAACGACGGTGTGTGGAATAATGAAGGAGCATCGATAAAAGTTGTTATTAGCCCGCCATGGTGGTTCTCGTGGTGGTTTATTTTAAGCTTTATTGTATTTCTTATTTTGCTCGTAATTGTGGTTTTCAGATACCGTGTAGCAATTCTTAAAGCTGAAAAACAAAAATTAGAAGATATTGTCGCAAACAGAACAAAGGTTTTGAACGATAAAAATCGTATTCTGGAATTACAGAAGAAGGAGCTCTACGAAAAAAATTCGTTGCTTACGCAGCAAAAGCAGCAAATTGAATCACAAGCAACGAAAATAGCAGAGGTGGCTGAAAACCTCTCTAAATTAAATACTGAGCTTACAACAGCTAATACTACAAAAGATAAGCTTTTTTCCATAATTGCGCATGATCTCTTAAATCCGTTTAATGCAATTTTGGGTTTCTCAGACGTATTAAATGATGGTTATCAACACCTGGATGATGATAAGCGGGTTGAGATCATAAAACATATACACGAGTCATCGCATAATGCTTTTGATTTGCTTAATAGTTTGTTGCACTGGGCCAGAAGCCAGGATAAAAAAATTGAATTTAAATCGGAATATTTAAACATTGCCGACATTTTTGCAAGCGCTCTAACTGAAGTTTCGTCAACTGCTCTAAAAAAGCAGATAACTATTGAAAATAAACTCGAGAATAAAGAGTTGTCCGTATTTTTCGATAAGAACATGATCATGCTTATTTTAAGAAACCTGTTGATGAATGCCTTAAAATTTAGCAATAAAGAAAGTAGTGTTTATATTGATGCCGTTCAAACCGACTCGGATACAGTACTGTTTTCAGTAAAAGATTTTGGTATTGGAATGCAGTCTGATTATGCAGCCGCCATTTTTAAAGATGATTTGAAAATAAGTGCAGCAGAAGGCACAAATGGCGAGAAAGGTGTTGGCCTCGGACTGTCGTTATGCAAAGAATTTGTAACCAGCCAAAACGGCAAGATATGGGTAGAAAGTGCACCCGGTAAAGGCAGTACATTCTTTTTTACTATTAAGGGACAACAGTAA
- a CDS encoding S46 family peptidase, protein MKKSLLILFVFASILQLSAKEGMWIPLLLEKYNLAEMQEMGFKLTVNDIYDVNHSSMKDAVVIFGGGCTGELISDEGLLITNYHCGYRQIQSHSSVEQDYLTDGFWAMNKEEELANERLTVSFLEYMKDVTDLVMQDTENLEGEEKDKKITENTEDILKEAREEGKYSASVKPLFYGNQYFLYVYKIYKDVRLVGAPPSAIGKFGGDTDNWMWPRHTGDFSVFRIYADENNEPAEYSPDNVPFKPKKFFPVSMKGVEPGDFTMVFGNPGSTMQYWPHQAVDLTMNQRDPDRIMLRDIKLDIIGNDMESDPKIRIQYSAKYQSISNAWKKWQGEINGLKRLDAINKKLAYEEDFKKWAQQNNTWETEYKPVFDAFDKQYADYANYIKAYDYYREIVMSGVEVFKQARTINSIINNIENNQGERAESMRSAMLKGLSGFYKDFNQPTDEALFVALMPELVNGLDASFLPAEVVETIQQLNDEKLIKKVYRKSVLTDREKLEDLLDNGSEKQLLKLRKDPIIAMFNQLNFIYEKDIIPEVRKINKSIDNNMKVYMAGLMEMKKDQAFYPDANLTLRVAYGKVEGYEPKDGVKYKYYTTLSGIMEKDNPEIYDYDVPDQLKKLYAEKDFGKYEVNGDVPVCFLASNHTTGGNSGSPVVNGNGELIGVNFDRTWESTMSDIMYDPDRCRNISIDIRYALFIIDKFAGAGYLLDEMDIVE, encoded by the coding sequence ATGAAAAAAAGTTTATTGATTTTATTTGTTTTTGCAAGCATTCTTCAGCTTTCGGCAAAAGAAGGAATGTGGATTCCTTTATTGCTTGAAAAGTATAATCTGGCAGAGATGCAGGAAATGGGATTCAAACTTACCGTTAATGATATTTACGATGTGAACCACTCGAGCATGAAAGATGCTGTTGTAATATTTGGCGGCGGGTGTACCGGAGAGCTTATTTCTGATGAGGGATTATTAATTACAAACTATCATTGCGGATACAGACAAATTCAATCGCACAGCTCTGTTGAACAAGATTACCTCACTGATGGTTTTTGGGCCATGAACAAAGAAGAAGAACTCGCGAATGAACGTTTAACGGTGAGTTTTTTGGAGTACATGAAAGATGTTACCGATTTGGTAATGCAGGATACCGAAAACCTGGAAGGAGAGGAAAAGGATAAAAAAATTACTGAAAACACTGAGGATATTCTAAAAGAGGCAAGAGAAGAGGGGAAATATTCAGCTTCGGTAAAACCGCTGTTTTATGGAAACCAGTACTTTTTGTATGTATATAAAATTTACAAAGATGTTCGTTTGGTAGGAGCACCTCCTTCAGCCATTGGAAAATTTGGCGGCGACACCGATAACTGGATGTGGCCGCGTCATACAGGAGATTTTTCTGTATTCCGTATTTATGCCGACGAAAACAATGAACCAGCAGAATATTCGCCCGACAATGTTCCGTTTAAACCAAAGAAATTCTTCCCGGTGTCGATGAAAGGTGTAGAACCCGGCGACTTTACAATGGTTTTTGGAAATCCGGGATCTACTATGCAATACTGGCCGCACCAGGCAGTTGACCTTACAATGAACCAGCGTGACCCGGATCGTATAATGCTGCGCGATATTAAACTGGATATTATTGGAAATGATATGGAGTCTGATCCAAAGATACGTATTCAGTATTCAGCAAAATACCAATCGATAAGTAATGCATGGAAAAAGTGGCAGGGCGAAATTAATGGATTAAAACGTTTGGATGCTATTAATAAAAAGCTTGCTTATGAAGAAGATTTTAAAAAGTGGGCACAGCAAAATAATACATGGGAAACGGAATATAAACCGGTTTTTGATGCTTTTGATAAGCAATATGCCGACTATGCTAATTACATAAAAGCTTACGATTATTACCGGGAAATAGTAATGAGCGGAGTAGAGGTGTTTAAACAGGCACGCACCATTAATTCAATCATTAATAATATTGAGAACAACCAGGGAGAAAGAGCTGAAAGTATGCGTTCAGCTATGCTGAAAGGGCTTTCCGGGTTTTACAAAGATTTTAACCAACCAACCGACGAAGCATTGTTTGTTGCACTGATGCCGGAGTTGGTTAATGGCCTCGATGCTTCGTTTTTACCTGCTGAAGTGGTGGAAACAATTCAGCAACTTAACGATGAAAAACTGATAAAAAAAGTGTACCGAAAATCGGTATTAACCGATCGCGAAAAGCTGGAAGATCTGCTTGATAACGGATCGGAAAAACAATTGTTGAAATTGCGCAAAGATCCGATTATTGCCATGTTCAACCAGCTGAACTTTATTTACGAAAAGGATATTATTCCGGAGGTTCGGAAGATCAACAAATCAATCGACAACAACATGAAGGTATACATGGCTGGATTAATGGAAATGAAAAAGGACCAGGCTTTCTATCCGGACGCCAACCTAACTTTGCGAGTAGCCTACGGAAAAGTTGAAGGATACGAACCAAAGGATGGCGTGAAGTATAAATATTACACAACACTCAGCGGCATAATGGAAAAAGACAACCCCGAAATATATGATTACGATGTGCCTGACCAGCTTAAAAAATTATACGCTGAAAAAGATTTTGGAAAGTACGAAGTAAATGGTGATGTTCCGGTTTGTTTTCTTGCATCGAACCATACTACAGGTGGCAACTCCGGTAGTCCGGTAGTAAATGGAAACGGCGAACTTATTGGAGTTAATTTCGACAGAACCTGGGAGAGTACTATGAGCGATATTATGTACGACCCGGACAGGTGTCGCAACATCTCAATTGATATCCGATATGCACTGTTTATAATCGATAAGTTTGCTGGTGCGGGATATTTATTGGATGAAATGGATATTGTGGAATAA